Proteins encoded in a region of the Rutidosis leptorrhynchoides isolate AG116_Rl617_1_P2 chromosome 9, CSIRO_AGI_Rlap_v1, whole genome shotgun sequence genome:
- the LOC139867527 gene encoding uncharacterized protein translates to MHYSLWKPIISHCSFLISDKKNKNKNGCHHSSNETNINPSVLRRLQENILKDALEQASEDGCLIKSQNFDFLESVDVKDKSLGRSRSLARLQAQKEFLKATSLAADKLFEVYESIPDFDEAFLKFLTMYPKYKSTEKIDQLRVDEYSHLAETSSKVCLDYCGFGLFSFLQTVNYWQSSTISLTEITANLCNHALYGGGDIGTVEHDIKTRIMDYLNIPDNEYGLVFTVSRGSAFKLLAESYPFHTNKKLLTMFDHESQSVNWMAQSAKQKGAKVHSAWFNWPTLNPCASHLTKTILNKKKLKKDSATGLFVFPVQSRVTGAKYSYQWMSMAQQNNWHVLLDAGALGPKDMDSLGLSLFRPDFIITSFYRVFGFDPTGFGCLLIKKSVIGSLRNQSSHATSSGLVKISPVFPLYSGDSIDGIEDVEVAGKRVENEPGAQLPAFSGAFNLSQVKDVFETEMGHSNGSDKDGSSSVYEGSSSFSVGEVMKSPVFSEEDESSDYSAWISLGPSPILSQGLSFNGAVKRQEIEECPVLSAVIQKETEHDFRLLRGREEIKRVSLDLEKDDNFTLSRSLDIEEDYIEFESDRTEPEISCRHLDHVNMTGLNMTTHRARFLINWLVTSLLQLRLLGSNGSTIPLVHIYGPKIKYERGASVAFNVRNRSNGLYSPEIVQKLGEANGISLGVAIISHVKIVPTRECMDLVDLTLCRPMDYEKQNGNGFFRAEVVTASLGFLTNFDDVYKLWAFVAKFLNPSFVKEYGLLNVVEGEQY, encoded by the coding sequence ATGCATTATTCACTCTGGAAACCCATTATTTCACACTGTTCTTTTTTAATTTCTGATAAAAAGAACAAGAATAAAAATGGGTGTCATCATTCTTCAAATGAAACCAACATAAACCCATCAGTTCTTAGAAGATTACAAGAAAACATACTAAAAGATGCACTTGAACAAGCATCTGAAGATGGGTGTCTCATAAAATCCCAAAATTTTGATTTTTTAGAATCTGTTGATGTTAAAGATAAGAGCTTGGGGAGATCAAGATCATTAGCAAGATTACAAGCTCAAAAAGAATTCTTAAAAGCTACATCTTTAGCTGCTGATAAGTTGTTTGAGGTTTATGAATCAATTCCTGATTTTGATGAAGCTTTTTTAAAGTTCTTAACAATGTACCCAAAGTACAAGTCAACTGAAAAGATTGACCAATTGAGGGTTGATGAGTATTCTCATTTGGCTGAAACTTCTTCAAAGGTATGCCTTGATTATTGTGGATTTGGGTTGTTTTCATTTCTTCAAACTGTTAATTATTGGCAATCTTCAACAATTAGTTTAACTGAAATAACTGCAAATTTATGTAATCATGCACTTTATGGTGGTGGAGATATAGGCACAGttgaacatgatataaaaactagGATTATGGATTACTTAAACATCCCTGATAATGAATATGGTCTTGTTTTTACTGTTAGTAGAGGTTCTGCTTTTAAACTTTTAGCCGAATCGTACCCGTTTCACACGAATAAAAAGTTGTTAACAATGTTTGATCACGAGAGCCAGTCGGTTAATTGGATGGCTCAGAGCGCGAAACAAAAAGGTGCAAAGGTTCATAGTGCATGGTTCAATTGGCCTACATTGAACCCTTGTGCTTCACATCTTACAAAGACGATTTTAAATAAGAAAAAGCTTAAAAAAGATTCGGCTACAGGGTTGTTTGTGTTTCCTGTTCAATCTAGAGTTACGGGCGCTAAGTATTCTTATCAATGGATGTCAATGGCACAACAAAACAATTGGCATGTGTTACTTGATGCAGGGGCGTTGGGCCCGAAAGATATGGATTCACTCGGGTTGTCTTTGTTTAGGCCTGATTTTATTATCACATCGTTTTATAGAGTTTTTGGGTTTGACCCGACGGGATTTGGGTGTCTTCTTATTAAAAAATCAGTTATAGGAAGCCTGCGTAACCAATCTAGTCATGCTACTAGCTCTGGTCTTGTAAAGATCAGTCCTGTTTTTCCTCTTTACTCGGGTGATTCTATTGACGGAATCGAAGATGTTGAGGTTGCTGGAAAACGAGTTGAAAATGAACCCGGAGCTCAATTACCGGCCTTTTCTGGTGCATTCAATCTTTCTCAAGTGAAGGATGTATTTGAAACCGAAATGGGTCACAGTAACGGGTCGGATAAAGATGGAAGTAGCTCTGTTTATGAAGGAAGTAGCAGTTTTTCGGTTGGCGAGGTTATGAAAAGTCCTGTTTTTAGTGAAGAAGATGAATCATCTGATTATTCAGCATGGATTAGTTTGGGCCCGAGTCCCATTTTAAGCCAAGGTTTGTCTTTCAATGGTGCAGTTAAGCGTCAAGAAATAGAGGAATGTCCTGTTTTGAGTGCAGTTATACAAAAAGAAACCGAACATGATTTCAGATTACTTCGGGGTAGGGAAGAAATCAAACGGGTATCGTTGGATTTGGAAAAAGATGACAACTTTACGTTATCTCGATCGTTAGACATTGAGGAAGATTATATAGAATTCGAATCAGATAGAACAGAACCCGAAATATCATGCAGGCATCTTGATCATGTAAACATGACGGGCCTCAATATGACGACACACAGGGCTCGTTTCTTGATCAATTGGCTTGTAACTTCACTACTTCAACTGAGATTACTGGGCTCAAACGGGTCAACAATCCCACTTGTTCACATttacgggccaaaaataaaatacgAACGGGGTGCATCAGTGGCGTTTAATGTGAGAAACAGAAGTAATGGTTTATACAGTCCTGAAATCGTTCAAAAATTAGGCGAAGCAAATGGGATTTCGCTTGGTGTTGCGATTATTTCTCATGTAAAGATCGTACCGACCCGTGAGTGTATGGACCTTGTTGACTTAACTTTATGCAGACCGATGGATTATGAGAAACAGAACGGAAACGGGTTTTTTAGAGCAGAGGTTGTTACTGCTTCACTTGGGTTCTTGACCAATTTCGACGATGTGTATAAATTATGGGCTTTTGTCGCGAAAT